In Clupea harengus chromosome 25, Ch_v2.0.2, whole genome shotgun sequence, one genomic interval encodes:
- the dynlt5 gene encoding dynein light chain Tctex-type 5 — MSDLAKEKAARLLKKRGSLSSLGSHDFKAKETVGKTKDSISTVSYIDEPGHHDDNPRPAVQTENTYQLSPIRRFPVTTVNDILKDVLASYLQEEKYEAELCRQMTKTISEVVKARVKELMIPRYKILVLISIGQLSNQNMRVGSRCLWDAANDTFSTHTFKNRSLFAVANVYGVYSE, encoded by the exons ATGTCTGATCTTGCAAAAGAGAAAGCTGCCCGGCTGCTGAAGAAAAGGGGCAGTTTGTCTTCTCTCGGCAGTCACGACTTTAAAGCCAAGGAAACTGTTGGGAAAACAAAAGA CTCCATCAGTACAGTGTCCTACATAGATGAGCCTGGTCACCATGACGATAACCCACGACCAGCTGTGCAGACGGAGAACACCTATCAACTCA GCCCCATCAGACGCTTCCCTGTGACGACTGTCAACGACATTTTAAAGGATGTCCTCGCCAGTTACCTCCAAGAGGAGAAGTATGAGGCAGAGCTGTGTCGACAGATGACCAAAACGATATCAGAG GTTGTGAAGGCCAGGGTGAAAGAGCTGATGATCCCGCGCTACAAGATCCTCGTCCTGATCAGCATCGGGCAGCTGAGCAATCAGAACATGCGCGTGGGGAGCCGCTGCCTGTGGGACGCAGCCAACGACACGTTCTCCACGCACACCTTCAAGAACCGCTCGCTGTTTGCCGTCGCTAACGTGTACGGGGTCTACTCCGAGTGA